The Streptomyces asoensis DNA window TGTGGCAGGCCTGGCGCACCAGGAGGGCGGAGGACCCCCGCAACCGAGCCTTCCCGACGGTCCCGCCGCCCCCGGGGAGCGCGGGCGGTGACGAGGACTTCGAGGCGAGGACGGCCCGGGCCGCGGTGGAGAACTGCGCCGTGGACGACCAGCTGATCGAACCCGGCCTGGTGGCGGTCTCCGTACCCGTACGGGATCCCCGTACCGCCCGGATCACGTGCGTGGCGAGCGTCGTCAGCCACACGAGCCGGCACACCTCGGCGGATCTGCGCGAGACGCTGTTGCCCCGCCTCCGGGTGGCCGTGGCGGCGATGGAGGACGACCTGCGCGGCGCGCCGCGTCCCGAACCGGGCCCGCCGCCCGCCGGGCTGGCGACCTGGACGGGCGCGTCGAAGCTGGAACTGGGACGCGAGTTCATCGAGTCCCTCGCCCGGGGCCTGACCGTCCTGTCGGCGTTCGACGAGGGCCGGGCGGAACTGACCCTCACCGAGGTCGCGAAGGCGACGGGCCTGGCGAGGGCGACGGCGCGCCGGGCGTTGATCACGTACGAGCACCTGGGCCTGGTGGCACCCACACCCCACCGCGGCACGTTCGCCCTCACCCCGCGGGTCCTCTCCCTCGGCTTCCCGCCCCTCTCCCGCACGTCCCTCCCCCGGATCGCGGCCCCCCGCCTGACGGGCCTGGCGGACGAGATCCAGGAGACGACGTCCCTGGCGGTCCTGACCGAACGGCGCGACGAGATCCAGTACACGGCCCGGGCGACGGCGCACCACGTGATGAGCGTGGACATCGCGGTGGGCACGCGTCTGCCGGCCCGCTCGACGTCGACGGGCCGCCTCCTCCTGGCCGCACCGGCGCCCCACGGAAGCCCGCCTTCCTCCCCCGCCTACACCCTGGCCGACGGGGAACCGGAGCAGGGCGTACGCATGATCGCCGTGCCGGTCCACGACCGGGACGGCCGGGTGATCGCCGCCCTCGGCGCGGCGACCCACGTCGCCCGCCGCACGGCCGAGGAGTGCGTCCACGACATCCTCCCGGCCCTGCTGTCGACCGCTGGCCACATCGAGACGGACCTCCACACGGCGGCCCGCTTCACCCACGTCCCCCTGACCTGACCTCCCCACCCCCGAACCCGTATCCGGTACGCTGACGCCTGTGACCCACAGGGCCACAACCCCGCCTTCGTAGCTCAGGGGATAGAGCACCGCTCTCCTAAAGCGGGTGTCGCAGGTTCGAATCCTGCCGGGGGCACAAGGGAAAAGGCCAGCTAGGAGCATGCTCCTAGCTGGCCTTCGTCACCCACCTAGGAACGTTCCTAGGTGGGTGACATCCACTTCTGACATCAACGAGGGCGGTCTTTCACGACCGGCCGCCTCTTGAGCAGCCGATCCATGTGGCTGATGGCCTCCCGCTGGGTGTCCTGGACGACGTGCGTGTACACGTCCATGGTGATGCTGATCTGGCTGTGTCCGAGGATCTCCATCACGACGCGGGGAGCAACCCCGGCAGCGGTCAGCAGCGTGGCGCACCCGTGCCGGGCGTCGTGCAGCCGGATCACGCGGAGGCCGGCGGACTCGGCGACGCGGGTGAAGGAGCGGTACATGTTGCGCGGCTCGATCGGACGGCCGTTCCGGGTGGCGAAGACGTAGCCACCGTCATCCCACGACTCCCCCGCGCGCTGCTTGGCAGCCGCCTGCCGCATCCGGTGCCATCGCAGCGGAGCGATGCACATGGCCGGGAGCGGAAGGGCGCGGTTGCGGCGGTTCTTGGTGTCGTCGTCATAGAGGACCCCTCGCCGCCGCTGAGTCTGCTGGCGGACGTACAGGACGCGCTTTTCCAGGTCCACGTCAGTCCAGCGCAGACCGACGAGTTCACCCCGGCGCAGCCCCATGGCAATGGCGAGCACGAACGCCGCGTACAACGGGTCCTTCCGGGAGGCGGCGAGGAAGTCCAGCGTCTCGTCGAGCGTCCACGGACTCAGCTCACGCGACGATGCCCGGGGCGGTTCGACGAGGCCCGCGACGTTCCGCGCTATCAGTTCTTCCCGGCAGGCAGCGGACAGGGCCGTACGCAGCACCCGGTGCGACTCCTTGGCCGTGGCCGCTGTCGTCTTGCTCTCCAGCTGGGTCAGGAAGCGCCGGACGTCAGCGACGCTGAGGGATTCGAGCCGCTTGGAGCCGAGCATGGGCACGAGGTAAAGCCTGACGTGCGCCTCGTACTTGTCGTACGTGCTGAGCTTCCGCCGAGGCTTGACGATGTTGTCCAACCAGTAGGGCAGCCAGTCGGAGAGCTTGGCCGAGCGGGTGGGCACGGGCACGCCTTGGTCGACCTTGGTGAGCAGCTCACGGCGCTTGGTGTCGCACTCGGCCCACGTCTTGCCGTAGGCGAACTTGCGGGCGCGCGTACCGTCCGGCTGGAGCACGTAGACCGCGCACTGGTAGCGGCCGTCCTTGCGCTTGGTGATGGTGCCCGCGCCGTTCGGGTTCCGCTTGCGTTGCTGGGCCATCAGGCCGTCGCCTCCAGTTCGTTGGTGATGTAGTCGCGGACCGCACGGGCCGGAATGCGACGGCACCGGCCGATGGTGAGCGAGGGCAGACGCCGGGAGCGGATCAGGTCATAGACCGTGGAGCGGCCGAGCTTGAGCCGGGCCATGACGTCCGGGACGGTCAGCAGCTCTTCGTCAGGCATGGGCGGGTTGTCCTTCCGTCCCGGGGGCGGGTTCGAGTGATGCGGCGAGCCAGGCCGTCGTCATGCAGGCAGCAGCCCTTCCTGTTTGGCGCGTTGGGTGTGGGCGATGTCGTGGCGGACCTGGGCGGCGAGGAGTTCCTCGCCGGGGCGGTAGCCGCTGCTGAGGTAGGTCCACGAGGAGGCGGTGACGAGGGTGGTGTTCTCGTCGTCCACGGGGAGGCCGGCGCGAATGCGGGCAGCTTCGGCTTGGGCGGTGCGCCAGGCCCGGCGTACGTCGCGGAGTGCGCCGAGGGTGGTCGAGTAGGCGCGCGACTTGCTGGAGAAGTGGCCGCGGAAGCCGAGCATGTGCGCCCACTTCCAGAGCTTGAGGTCGGCGAACTCCGGGAGGTGGCCGAGGGCCCACGCGGTGCGGATCATCTGCCGGGCATGCTGCTGAACGGGGAGGCTGGCGAGGGATTCGGCTTGGCCGGTGCCGTCGCAGTCGGCGCAGAGGTCGCGGAAGCCGTCAGGGCCTCGTACGTGGCCGCGTCCGGCGCAGGGGCGGCATACGAGGGTGCGGTCCACGGTGCCCGCGCCTTCGGCGTTCTTGGTGGCGTACTTGGCCACGTATCCGGCGACCTTGGCGTCCGTGAGTTCGCCGTCCCCGAGGGCGGAGATCTGATCCACCTTGAAGCGGTCGCCCCACCGGATGACGCGTTCGCCGACGGCGTCCGACTCGACCGTGAGCCGGGCGCGCTCTACCGCCAGGCCGACGGCGACGCGGAGGGCATCGAAGGTGGCCCAGGCTGGGGGCGAGGTGGTGTGGCCGTCGGGACCGTCGAAGCGGACGACCGCGTGGAAGTGGACGAGGCCGCGTTGCTGGTATTCGGCGACCTTGGCGAAGGAGACGCGGAGGGCCGCGTTGAGCGCCTTCTGTGTCATGCCGAGGTGCTCGGCGAGGGCGCGGCGCAGGTAGGTGGTGAAGCGTGCCCACAGGGCCCCGGCGTGAGCGTTCCACAGCACGGCTCCGGAGTAGTCGTAGCTTGCCGGGCGGAGTGGAGTGCCGAGTTCGGGAGCGTCCTGGGGGTGGCTCTCGCCGCACGCGCAGGGGCGGGACTTGCCCGCGTTGGTCGTGGGGCGGTTGTGGACGGGGCCGAAGGACGGGGCGGTGAGGGTGACGAAGGCACGTGGGTGGTCGCGAACGGCTTCGGCGACGTTCTTGCCGCCGGACAGTCCGGCTTTGATCAGGTGGTAGGTGTCGGCCGCGTAGAGGCGGGAGCAGGCGGGGCAGCGGGAGGCGCGGCGGTTGCCGCAAGTGGTGAGGAGGCGTCCGGAGGGTTCGTCCTCGGAGCGGTAGGAGCGGACGACTTGCTGGGTGGTCTGGTCGGTGGTGACCGTCCAGCCGTGCAGGTTGACGGGACTGGTGCAGCCGCGAAGGTCGCGGACCTGTTCGGTGACGCGGTCGAAGTCGTCGGTGTTGGCCAGTTCGACCAGGTCCCGCAGGCCGGGGCTGATGACGTGGCGCAGGTCGAGGGGGCGGCGCATGAGTGGCGGGGTGTCCCTTCTGGCACGAGGGTGGGGGACCTGCGGGCAGCAGCGATCAGTGCGCTCGGGCTGCTGCCCGCAGGCATGGCGGATCGGGCCCAGGGGCGGGCAGGGGTGGGGAGTGCCGGGGAAGCCGGCGCAAGGGGTGGCCCTACAGAGCGGCGTGCAGCGCGGTGGCCATGGGCAGGCCGATCCCGAGTCGCGTCTTGAGCTGGGCCGCTGTGATCGGTTCGCCGTGCTCGGTGCGGTGGGACGTCGCGATGGAGCGTGCTTCGGTCAGTAGCGGCTCAGGAATCTTGGCCACGGGCGCAGTGGGAGCCGGGGCGATCTGAGGAGCGATCGGGGCCGGGGCCAGAGGGGTGAAGGGCGCCGCAGGGCGGGAGGCCTCAGTTGCCGTCTCGGGCTGCGGGTGGATCTCGTCCGGCACGGGAGCCGGTACGGCGGGGCGCGCAACGGTGTGGAAGGCACGCAGGAGCTGCGGGCCGACGGAGCCCCAGCCGAGGAGGAGCAGCGGGGCCACCGCGTCGACGGCGGCGCGGCCGTAGTGTCCGGCGACGATCGGTTCTGCGACGTTAAGGGCGAGGGTCAGCAGTCCGGAGAAGTGCATGAGGTGGGTGGCAGCCGTCATCTGGTCTGCGGGCAAGCCACGCAGGGAGAGGTAGCGGAGCGCGACCAGTAGGCCGACCACGGACAGGTCCACCATCGGGGCGATGAGCGGGGCGATCGGGTCGGGGACGCCGAGGCGCAGGGCGAGGGACCAGACGTTGCCGAAGGAGAAGACGAACGCCAGTGCGGCGATGACGATCATGACGGCGGTGATGGTGCGCTGAGTGATCCGGTCCTCTGTCATGGGTGTTCACCTCCTCTCCTGGGTGTCGGGAACGCGCGAGCGGGGGGGCAGGCTGCTCAGGCGTCGAGCTTGGTGAGGTCCACGTCCGTCAGGCGAAGGCCGAGGAAGGCTTCCAGGAGGACGGAGGGGTCGGCGGTGAGGTGCGCCGTCTGTTCGGCGACGCGAGCCGCTTCCGTGTCGGGCACGTAGGGCGTGCGGATGCGGGTGAAGCCGGGTTGCGACTGGTGGTTCATCGACGCGACGCCGACGTAGGTGGGGTCCTGGAGGTTGATCGGGTTGGCGTCCGGCCATTCCCGGATCTCGTCACCGAGTGCGGCCACGGCGGCTTCGGCAGTCTTCTGGGCGAAGCTCAGGCCGACGGGGCACACGTCGCGGATGAAGGTGGGGATCGCGTCACCGGTGGACTTCTGAGTGGTGAGGATGACGAGCAGTCCCACGGACCGGCCCTTCTTCACCAGGTCTTCCACGAGCCGGGCGTTCTCGGCGGCGAGCGCGGCCAGCTTCTTCGTCTGCTGGTCGCTGCCCTTGTGGTCGCGGAAGTAGGTGTGGGCTTCGTCGACGATCAGCACGACCAGGGGCCAATGCTCGGACGGGCCGACGTCCCACATCGACTTCACCCCGAGCATCTGGCGCACCGAAGCCGACCGGGCGCGGCGGAGCGCCACCAGGTGCCGGAACAGCTTGTTGGCCTCTTCCAGGTCATCGCCCACGAAGGCGAACATGCGTTGGACCCAGTCGGCGTAGTCGCCTTCGTACGCAGCCGACACCTTGCCGTCCGCGCAGGCGAACTGTACCGCGGGCGATGGTGCCCAGTCGGAGAGAAGCCGGTTGATCAGGCTGGTCTTGCCGAAGCCGGGGAGGCCGGCCACGGTGACGCCGGGTACCTGCGTGAGGTTCACCGAGACGGGCTGCGCGTACTCGTCCAGGCCCAGATCCCACCGGGCTGTCTCCTCCGGTGGCTCACCCGTGGGGTGGTGCTCGGTGGGGAACTTCAGCGGATCCAGTCGCACACCCCGGATGAGGACCTGCCCAGGCTTGTCCTGGGTGACCGCCACTCGTGTGCACCGCCAGGCGTCCGCGAGGTGCGGGCCCGCTTTCTGGAACTGCTGGAGTCCAACACCAGGCAGGCACTGTGCCCGCGCGATCACTCCGTACGCGTCGTGCTTCACCTTCAGGGAGGGGATGAGGACGCGCGGCTTGATGGGCTTGCCGTTCGTGTTCGCCAGAGACGCCAGGGCGGTCGGGGTTTTGTCCGTGGCCGACAGCTTGAGCATTGGTGCGAGCCGCTTCCAGCCCCAACGCACGCGTACGGCCTGCCGTATGGACTGCTGGGTCATGGCATCGGCGCGAACGTAGCGGACGACCCACCAGACCGCCCATCCGACGAGCACGGCGAGCGGCAGGGCGACGACGAGCGGGACTTGACCGAAGATCCCTTCCGTCGGGACGTTCGAGTCCTTCATGTGTGGCTCTCCAACGGGTTGTAGAGGAAGGCCGCCAGGGCCGATTTGAGGGCTGCCCGATCCGCCGACGCGTCGAGGCCGGGATAGCCGTAGCCGACGAGCACGGCCGCCACCGAGTTCACGAGTGATTCGGTGAACCGGGCATCCGGCCCGGCGTGAGGCAGCGGGTAGCTGCGCTCAGCGCCGGACCGGGAGGTGGTGACGCTCACGCCGCCTCAGCGGCCGGGGTCGTCAGGTCCAGGCGAGCCGCGCGGTAGGCGATGCCGTCCGAGAGCGAGCCGTTGAAGATCCGCGCCCACGGGGTGGCGAACAGTTCCACCGGCATGACCGGGACACCCGGTCGGAGGCCGTTGGGCAGTCCGGTCTCCGGAACGGTGATCTTCAGAGCTTCGGCACGGTCCTCCTCCATGAAGAAGAGGGTGATCGTGTAGAGCTTCGCGCCGGTCTCACGGTCGGTGGCGAACTGCGTCTTCTCCTGGTCCGCGTACTTCGGCACCGGCAGGGTGCCGACCATGAACGACGAGGTGGGGAGCAGGCCAACACGGATGCGTGCCATGGGAGTTGATTCCTTTCGGTTGCGCTCCACCAGAGCGGTGGGGCGTGATCACCATTGAACATAGCTGACCTAGCAGTGTCAAGTGAATCGGGTGAGCTAGGTATCAGCTGACATAGGCCACCTACGTCAGTGGGGTGTGCTAGGGGTGCTAGAAATCGCTACTCTTGGGCCATGAGCCCCGCGCCAGAGAGCAAGCAGGACCGTCGGCCGCCGTATCAGCACGCTGCCGACGAGCTTCGGCGCGACATCTTGCAGGGGCGGATCAAGCCGGGCGAGCAGATGCCGTCCATTCGCGAGCTGCAAGAACGCTTCGGCGTGGCCAACATGACCGCGAGGTCCGCACTCAATGTGCTGCGCGACGAGGGCTTGATCTACACGATCCATGGACGCGGCAGCTTCGTCGCGGACCACAGCGCCGGCGGGGAGCCCTCGGCGAACTACACCGCTCCAGCTTGGTACCTGGCGAACCAGGACGAGAAGCCAGGCAGGGCAGGGCAGGGTGAGGGCGGGCCCGACGCCGCCGAAGCGGCCGAAGACGCCGGGACCACCCTGGCTGAAGTACTCACCGCACTACGTGACGAGATCCGTGTTCTCAGCGCTGATCATCAGGAACTGCGACGTGAGGTCGAGGAGCTGAAGACGGCTCAGCAGCCGAAGCCGTAGTCCTGATCTGGGCCACTTCCTCTCGCAACTCCCCGGTCTCCCTGCTGAGGCGGACGACCATGGCCCGCATCTCCTCGATCAGCGCGACTACCTGATCCGTGTCCCCGACGTGAATGCTGGTCGACCCCATTTCGTTGTCCGGTATGTGCTCGGTCATCGCTCCCTGCTTGCTGCCGCGCCGCCGTTCCGTGCCGCACTTGCTCGAACCGCCGGGACTTGCCCACGGCATCCGCTTCTCTCTCAGGTTGATCGACTACTGCGCTGCGGTGCTGTTCAGAGTTTCTTTACTGGATCAAGGCGGCCCGCCTACGGCGGTCCGCGCGCGCTGGCGGCCACGGGCCGCCGCCGCTCCCTGTCTCCGCCACCGCTGCGCCGGCCCCCGGCCACTCAGCGCGCAGCACCGCCAAGCCAGACAGCCAGGCCAGGAAGCGACTCGCCCAGCCCGAGCACCAGGACCAGGCCGAGCCCGAGCAAGCACGCCCCCGCCGTCCAGATGGCCGCCGTTTCGAAAGCGGGAGACGTGGCTGATACCGGAACGGGGTTGCTGGAGACACACGTGACGGGTGCTCGTTCGGCGCACTCGCCGCCGTGGCTGACTTTCGGGGGCGCAGGCCAGAACTGCGCTTCCCATTACTGGCCTTCAACCGCTCTCCTCTGTAACTCAGTGACAGCCGACGGAGGTTGTAGTCGCACCCGGATCCGAGCACGCCGACCGCCCCGGTACCATCGGCACCGGGGTCCTGATCAGGGCTTCCGCGACCGGACCACCCGGAATGCTGTCGAGGCTGAGGGGTGGTCCGGTCTTTTGCTGTTGTCGTCCCCGCGAGGGTGGCGCGAGACGGGTCGGTTGGGGTTCGGGTCAGATCAGGGCTTTGCCCACCTCGTAGATGGTGGGCCGGTCCCCCGGCGCATGGCTGAGCATCGCTTCGACCAGGTCGCCCAGCTCACCGGGCACCTTCACGGGCCGACGCCGACCGTTGGCCACCGCCTCTCGCTGCACGGGGCGCGGAGCGTCGTCCGGGTACTCGACCGCCCGCCAGCCCGTGGCGGAGACGAGCAGCGACGCCCCGAGCGCGTAGATGTCGGCTTCCTGCGTCGGCTCCGCTTCTCCGGTGTCCAGCAC harbors:
- a CDS encoding helix-turn-helix domain-containing protein, with translation MSAKTTASAPSPVPGPGPGPGPAPAEAVTPLIRGITVLRQLTEAGGTMSPSGLERATGLARSTVDRITATLARMGYVRLDGRDAVLTPRVMELGNAYLGALRLPALLSARADRLADELDESVSLAVADGDGIRFIHQATRRRAMSLSFRIGDLLPAERTAPGQLFATEWTPQVWQAWRTRRAEDPRNRAFPTVPPPPGSAGGDEDFEARTARAAVENCAVDDQLIEPGLVAVSVPVRDPRTARITCVASVVSHTSRHTSADLRETLLPRLRVAVAAMEDDLRGAPRPEPGPPPAGLATWTGASKLELGREFIESLARGLTVLSAFDEGRAELTLTEVAKATGLARATARRALITYEHLGLVAPTPHRGTFALTPRVLSLGFPPLSRTSLPRIAAPRLTGLADEIQETTSLAVLTERRDEIQYTARATAHHVMSVDIAVGTRLPARSTSTGRLLLAAPAPHGSPPSSPAYTLADGEPEQGVRMIAVPVHDRDGRVIAALGAATHVARRTAEECVHDILPALLSTAGHIETDLHTAARFTHVPLT
- a CDS encoding tyrosine-type recombinase/integrase encodes the protein MAQQRKRNPNGAGTITKRKDGRYQCAVYVLQPDGTRARKFAYGKTWAECDTKRRELLTKVDQGVPVPTRSAKLSDWLPYWLDNIVKPRRKLSTYDKYEAHVRLYLVPMLGSKRLESLSVADVRRFLTQLESKTTAATAKESHRVLRTALSAACREELIARNVAGLVEPPRASSRELSPWTLDETLDFLAASRKDPLYAAFVLAIAMGLRRGELVGLRWTDVDLEKRVLYVRQQTQRRRGVLYDDDTKNRRNRALPLPAMCIAPLRWHRMRQAAAKQRAGESWDDGGYVFATRNGRPIEPRNMYRSFTRVAESAGLRVIRLHDARHGCATLLTAAGVAPRVVMEILGHSQISITMDVYTHVVQDTQREAISHMDRLLKRRPVVKDRPR
- a CDS encoding helix-turn-helix domain-containing protein codes for the protein MPDEELLTVPDVMARLKLGRSTVYDLIRSRRLPSLTIGRCRRIPARAVRDYITNELEATA
- a CDS encoding replication initiator, giving the protein MRRPLDLRHVISPGLRDLVELANTDDFDRVTEQVRDLRGCTSPVNLHGWTVTTDQTTQQVVRSYRSEDEPSGRLLTTCGNRRASRCPACSRLYAADTYHLIKAGLSGGKNVAEAVRDHPRAFVTLTAPSFGPVHNRPTTNAGKSRPCACGESHPQDAPELGTPLRPASYDYSGAVLWNAHAGALWARFTTYLRRALAEHLGMTQKALNAALRVSFAKVAEYQQRGLVHFHAVVRFDGPDGHTTSPPAWATFDALRVAVGLAVERARLTVESDAVGERVIRWGDRFKVDQISALGDGELTDAKVAGYVAKYATKNAEGAGTVDRTLVCRPCAGRGHVRGPDGFRDLCADCDGTGQAESLASLPVQQHARQMIRTAWALGHLPEFADLKLWKWAHMLGFRGHFSSKSRAYSTTLGALRDVRRAWRTAQAEAARIRAGLPVDDENTTLVTASSWTYLSSGYRPGEELLAAQVRHDIAHTQRAKQEGLLPA
- a CDS encoding DUF2637 domain-containing protein, which gives rise to MTEDRITQRTITAVMIVIAALAFVFSFGNVWSLALRLGVPDPIAPLIAPMVDLSVVGLLVALRYLSLRGLPADQMTAATHLMHFSGLLTLALNVAEPIVAGHYGRAAVDAVAPLLLLGWGSVGPQLLRAFHTVARPAVPAPVPDEIHPQPETATEASRPAAPFTPLAPAPIAPQIAPAPTAPVAKIPEPLLTEARSIATSHRTEHGEPITAAQLKTRLGIGLPMATALHAAL
- a CDS encoding FtsK/SpoIIIE domain-containing protein — translated: MKDSNVPTEGIFGQVPLVVALPLAVLVGWAVWWVVRYVRADAMTQQSIRQAVRVRWGWKRLAPMLKLSATDKTPTALASLANTNGKPIKPRVLIPSLKVKHDAYGVIARAQCLPGVGLQQFQKAGPHLADAWRCTRVAVTQDKPGQVLIRGVRLDPLKFPTEHHPTGEPPEETARWDLGLDEYAQPVSVNLTQVPGVTVAGLPGFGKTSLINRLLSDWAPSPAVQFACADGKVSAAYEGDYADWVQRMFAFVGDDLEEANKLFRHLVALRRARSASVRQMLGVKSMWDVGPSEHWPLVVLIVDEAHTYFRDHKGSDQQTKKLAALAAENARLVEDLVKKGRSVGLLVILTTQKSTGDAIPTFIRDVCPVGLSFAQKTAEAAVAALGDEIREWPDANPINLQDPTYVGVASMNHQSQPGFTRIRTPYVPDTEAARVAEQTAHLTADPSVLLEAFLGLRLTDVDLTKLDA
- a CDS encoding GntR family transcriptional regulator, which translates into the protein MSPAPESKQDRRPPYQHAADELRRDILQGRIKPGEQMPSIRELQERFGVANMTARSALNVLRDEGLIYTIHGRGSFVADHSAGGEPSANYTAPAWYLANQDEKPGRAGQGEGGPDAAEAAEDAGTTLAEVLTALRDEIRVLSADHQELRREVEELKTAQQPKP